aaatgtAATCGATGGGGCGACTTGCATAACAACGCGTGTGGGTTAAACCGAACCCCCTGCGAAGCCGACGCCCCTGAccacatgcatatgtatgtatgtatgtatgtaatcCTATCGATGTAACCTTCTGGCCCTGTGCGGTGCATGCGAAATGGCCCGTTTCGGAGTGGCTTTGGGCCCGTTTTTGGCTCTGGGTCGGTTCTCGGGACCACCACGGGCATTTCGATGGCCATTTCGGAGGCGACAAGCGGGCAGAGGGCGCGCCACGCATGCGCAATGCGAAAAACGCGCGCGAAACGCGAGCAAAACGCGTGCGGGCTTTTTAAATTGACAGCGCAGCAATCCGAAAATTTCCCCccccttgtttttttttagaaacTAAAAGCGTAAAATGCGCCAAcacataaataattaattaatgcgTGTAGTGTGTGGGGTGGCAAAAACATGACCAGAAAATGAAAGCTGTCAAGGGGCAAGACGAACTGGGAATGCTCTGTGGATTAAAGCATCTAGATAACTTATCAATGCACTATTAATGATTATCTCACAATTGTGTAACATTCATAatggtattttattttttttttttaatatttccaCCCTCCAATTTCTTGCCGTGTATTTGGGTTTACAGCCCAAAGGAAATTAACTTTGATGGCcggcaatttaaataaatttgtttattatcTAAAGACATAGCAAGAAAGTTAACGCTGCTCCGAAAATGCGGAGATAAGAAAGAAAGTAGGATCATGATCACGCTCATCCATTCATTATCCCATCCCATTtgatattatacatatatgtatgtatccaCTGCCCCGCTGGCTGCACTCCTCGGGCTCAAAGATGGGCGATCTGAGCTGGGAGATGTGAGGCGGCCAAAAGCGAATACCGATCTGTTGCCACTTTGCTTACGATATGTATGTTTTCTTTGCttgtttttcgtttatttttagcCAAAAGCTGGTTTCGAGCCCGACACCGCCTCGCTGCGAGAGAAAGTTGTGCTGAATCCGGCCGAGAAATGGCGCATCTTAAAGAATATCTCGATCATCTCGATCGCCTTCATGGTGCAGTTTACAGCGTTTCAGGTGAGAGACACAATAGCCATGGTCGCGAAAAAAATTTGTAGTTTCGAAATTTGTAGTAAACGTTGCCAAAATTGTATTGTTAATGTAATTGTTGAATCCGACATACCTACTGCAAATTGTTTGAATGCACTAAGTATAATaatgttatatttatttattgcagaATTTTTCTGTGATATTAACAGCATTTAAAATAACTTAAGAATATTGATCGCAAAGTATGTACCGCCATCTTTGACAATtgaacaaaaaccaaaaaccaaaaaaaaaaaaaaactaaactagaaactaaaaactaaaaactataAACTAAATACCAATAACTTAAAACTAATTACATTATTAAGCAACTTTTTCCTCAGCTTCATTAATTTCCCAAATTTATCGCACATCATTGCTCGAATGATGTGTTATCGATAAATTCGATATTCGAAATTCAAAAAGCGCTTGCAGAGCAACAGCCATGAGCTAACCAAACTCTCCCATTCCAGGGCACGGCCAATCTGCAATCCTCTATAAACGCAAAGGATGGCCTGGGCACAGTGTCGCTTAGTGCGATCTACGCCGCCTTGGTGGTCTCCTGCATCTTCCTGCCCACTCTGATCATTAGGAAACTAACGGTCAAATGGACATTGGTGTGCAGCATGCTCTGCTACGCACCATACATCGCATTCCAGCTCTTCCCGCGATTCTACACGTTGGTGCCCGCCGGTATCCTTGTGGGTATGGGCGCCGCACCCATGTGGGCGTCCAAGGCCACCTATTTGACGCAGGTTGGACAGGTGTATGCCAAGATCACGGAACAGGCGGTGGATGCCATTATAGTGCGATTCTTTGGCTTCTTCTTCCTGGCCTGGCAATCCGCTGAGCTCTGGGGCAATCTCATCTCCAGTTTGGGTGAGTTTCATATAGTCATAAAGTCAAATAGGAAACTATGCTAAGTAATCACCTCCAACTTCCTGTACAAAATTCCATGCCAGAGATGGTCATAAAGAATTGCGAAAAGTCAGCGGCAATCTTATCGGATCATAAAGACTGAAAAGATTGCCACGGCTCTTGAATTAATAAAGTATTAGCTTTTGATTTTGGCAGCTACCGGGAATCATATAACTAAGAACCGCCTCATTTGAGGCCACCGATTAGGAAGCATATTCGATAATCTCCGATTCACGGAAATCTACAACAtttgtaaacataattatGATAAGAGCCGTGCGACTGTAGGGCAGTAGGATTAGGCCCTGGCTGATTGCAAGACTTCATTGTACATTTAATACCCAACTAACGTGAGATCCTGCCATCCCCTTTAGTCCTCTCCAGCGGCGCTCATGGCGGTGGCAGCAGCTCGAACACGACGGTCAGCGAGGAGGATTTGCAGTTCTGCGGTGCCAACTTCTGCACCACCGGAAGCGGCGGCCATGGCAACCTGGAGCGTCCGCCAGAGGATGAGATCTTCGAGATCTCGATGATCTATCTGTCCTGCATTGTGGCCGCCGTCTGCATCATCGCCTTCTTCCTGGATCCCCTCAAGCGGTATGGTGAGAAGCGCAAGGGCTCCAATTCCGCCGCCGAGTTGTCCGGACTGCAACTGCTGTCCGCCACCTTCCGCCAGATGAAGAAACCGAATCTGCAGCTCCTCATCCCCATCACCGTTTTCATTGGCATGGAGCAGGCTTTCATTGGTGCCGATTTCACCCAGGCCTATGTGGCCTGCGCCCTGGGAGTGAACAAGATTGGCTTCGTCATGATCTGTTTCGGTGTGGTGAATGCCCTCTGCTCGATCCTCTTCGGATCGGTGATGAAGTACATCGGCCGCACGCCCATCATTGTCCTGGGCGCCGTCGTCCACTTCACCCTGATCACCGTCGAGCTCTTCTGGCGCCCCAATCCCGATAATCCCATCATCTTCTATGCCATGTCCGGCCTGTGGGGCGTCGGCGATGCCGTGTGGCAGACCCAGATCAACGGACTGTACGGACTGCTGTTCCGCAGGAACAAGGAGGCCGCCTTCTCCAACTACCGCCTATGGGAGTCCGCCGGATTCGTGATTGCCTACGCCTATGCCACAACACTCTGCACGCAAATGAAGCTCTACATTCTGCTGGCCGTGCTCACGCTCGGCTGCATCGGCTACGTGATTGTGGAGATCCTCTACAGGAAGAAGGTAAGTCTGCCCATCCACGTTACAATAATGCTATTAGTTGGGGTTCTTTACAACAAGATAGTAGTCTTGGGGTTTGGATAAAACTTAAACTATAGTATTTGATATCTAGAAAGAATAGAATAAGTTCTTTTTGAATTAATATATTGCCCGTTGCCATTCATGCCCAAAAGTAGGCAATCTTTTTGCGTAGTGCATTTACATACCTATTTATCAGCTCAggagaaaataaataaaaagttgtTGCTATGTTTCTAAAAGATctataaaaaaattatgagaactattattaaaaagaaaagaattgAATTAAATCTAGACTTTCCTTGAGAAACCCCACTTCGAATATCCCCGGAAGTGGGCTATCAAATGTATATACATCCGAAACCTAATATCACCTCCTATTCCAGCAACGCAAGCTCAAGAAGCAGGAGAAGCTGGAGGccgcggagaaggagaaggaggccgccgccgccgcagccgccgccgcTTTGGCCGCCGCCGAGGCAGGAGCAGATGGCGTCGAGGAGACCGACGACGAGCTGGACGATCTCGAGGAGGACATTGTGGTCACGCGCCTGTAAATGTTTT
The Drosophila mauritiana strain mau12 chromosome X, ASM438214v1, whole genome shotgun sequence DNA segment above includes these coding regions:
- the LOC117146750 gene encoding UNC93-like protein, yielding MTGFTNAGFENDEPVKPKAGFEPDTASLREKVVLNPAEKWRILKNISIISIAFMVQFTAFQGTANLQSSINAKDGLGTVSLSAIYAALVVSCIFLPTLIIRKLTVKWTLVCSMLCYAPYIAFQLFPRFYTLVPAGILVGMGAAPMWASKATYLTQVGQVYAKITEQAVDAIIVRFFGFFFLAWQSAELWGNLISSLVLSSGAHGGGSSSNTTVSEEDLQFCGANFCTTGSGGHGNLERPPEDEIFEISMIYLSCIVAAVCIIAFFLDPLKRYGEKRKGSNSAAELSGLQLLSATFRQMKKPNLQLLIPITVFIGMEQAFIGADFTQAYVACALGVNKIGFVMICFGVVNALCSILFGSVMKYIGRTPIIVLGAVVHFTLITVELFWRPNPDNPIIFYAMSGLWGVGDAVWQTQINGLYGLLFRRNKEAAFSNYRLWESAGFVIAYAYATTLCTQMKLYILLAVLTLGCIGYVIVEILYRKKQRKLKKQEKLEAAEKEKEAAAAAAAAALAAAEAGADGVEETDDELDDLEEDIVVTRL